One window of Methanothermobacter tenebrarum genomic DNA carries:
- a CDS encoding ribose-phosphate diphosphokinase has translation MIIGGSASQNLAAKVANLLNDQLCPIETHKFPDGERYVRIKGEIPDEVVVIQSTGYPQDENFMELFLIIKNLKDIGADKVKAVIPYLGYSRQDKKFKPGEAVSVKIIAELLEAAGADEVFSVNLHEHDIINFFNIPVYELSAIPLLAEHLSVGVDDPIIIAPDKGALDHARSMARIIGCEYDYMEKVRISPERVETRLKNFDVEGRSVIIVDDIISTGGTIVNASRILHTQGPKEVKVACVHPVLVGDALLRIFSTGVDEVIATDTIKSEVSIVSVAPLIAEALKGD, from the coding sequence TTGATAATAGGGGGTTCCGCATCTCAAAATTTGGCCGCGAAGGTTGCTAATCTACTAAACGATCAATTGTGTCCAATAGAAACACATAAGTTCCCTGATGGTGAGAGATACGTTAGGATAAAGGGTGAAATCCCCGATGAGGTTGTTGTCATCCAATCAACAGGGTATCCCCAGGATGAAAATTTCATGGAATTATTTTTAATAATAAAAAATCTTAAGGATATCGGCGCGGATAAAGTGAAGGCCGTGATACCATACCTTGGGTATTCAAGACAGGACAAAAAGTTTAAACCTGGCGAGGCTGTCTCTGTGAAGATAATAGCAGAACTATTGGAAGCTGCGGGTGCTGATGAAGTATTCTCCGTCAATTTACATGAGCATGATATAATCAATTTTTTCAATATTCCAGTTTATGAGCTTTCAGCTATACCACTCCTTGCAGAACATTTATCCGTGGGGGTTGATGATCCTATCATAATCGCACCTGATAAAGGCGCCCTGGATCATGCGAGGAGTATGGCTAGGATAATAGGCTGTGAATATGATTATATGGAAAAGGTGCGCATCTCACCCGAGAGGGTGGAGACACGCCTCAAAAATTTTGATGTAGAGGGTAGAAGTGTTATAATAGTTGATGATATTATCAGCACGGGGGGTACCATCGTCAATGCTTCTAGGATACTCCACACTCAAGGTCCTAAGGAGGTCAAGGTAGCCTGTGTACATCCTGTGCTCGTTGGCGACGCCCTCCTGAGGATATTCTCAACGGGTGTGGATGAGGTTATAGCCACTGACACTATAAAATCAGAGGTCAGCATCGTATCAGTGGCCCCGCTTATAGCAGAAGCTCTAAAAGGGGATTAG
- the hypA gene encoding hydrogenase maturation nickel metallochaperone HypA, producing the protein MHELSMADAIIKTVIDAAEKNNAIEVLEVTIEIGELTLLNPEQIKFILEVLSEDTILEGAKFNIEIIPARIECPCGYNGRITSNDELDHYNPIISCPSCGGGEFKIIDGRECNIKNIKIEKEE; encoded by the coding sequence TTGCATGAACTTTCAATGGCTGATGCCATTATAAAAACAGTTATTGACGCCGCTGAGAAGAACAACGCCATAGAAGTATTAGAGGTTACAATTGAAATTGGAGAGTTAACACTCCTTAACCCAGAGCAGATAAAATTCATATTAGAAGTTTTAAGTGAAGACACTATACTAGAGGGTGCGAAATTTAACATTGAAATAATACCCGCCAGGATAGAATGCCCCTGCGGATATAATGGTAGGATAACCTCTAATGATGAACTGGACCATTATAATCCGATAATTTCATGTCCATCCTGTGGTGGGGGCGAGTTTAAGATAATTGATGGGAGAGAATGCAACATCAAGAACATAAAAATTGAAAAGGAGGAATAA
- the hypB gene encoding hydrogenase nickel incorporation protein HypB, translating to MHKIAEVEIQNDILIANKKLAKRNQRLLDKAGVFAIDFLGAVGSGKTTLIEKLIEKMDYSIGVIAGDIISKFDAERVKRYNIPVVGLNTGKECHLDAHLVEHGLEDLPLDKIDLLFIENVGNLICPVDFDLGSHMRIVIISATEGDDTVQKHPLIFKEADLVIINKVDLADAVGADIDKMVEDVSRINPHVKVIKTSLKNDEGIEEIIEAILEAM from the coding sequence ATGCACAAAATTGCAGAGGTGGAAATACAGAATGATATACTGATAGCTAACAAAAAACTTGCAAAACGTAATCAGAGACTACTTGACAAGGCAGGGGTCTTCGCAATAGACTTCCTCGGGGCTGTGGGCTCAGGCAAAACCACACTCATAGAAAAGCTCATAGAAAAGATGGATTATTCAATAGGCGTTATAGCAGGTGACATTATAAGCAAATTTGACGCTGAAAGAGTTAAACGATACAACATACCAGTAGTGGGCCTTAACACTGGAAAAGAATGCCACCTCGACGCTCACCTAGTAGAACACGGTCTCGAGGATCTCCCACTCGATAAAATAGACCTACTGTTCATAGAAAATGTGGGAAATCTCATATGTCCAGTTGATTTTGATCTTGGTTCACATATGAGGATAGTTATCATAAGCGCCACAGAAGGCGACGACACCGTCCAAAAACACCCACTAATCTTCAAAGAGGCAGATCTTGTAATAATAAACAAGGTAGACCTTGCAGATGCAGTTGGCGCAGACATTGACAAAATGGTGGAAGACGTATCAAGGATCAACCCCCACGTAAAGGTCATAAAAACTAGCCTAAAAAATGATGAAGGCATCGAAGAGATTATAGAAGCCATCCTAGAGGCCATGTAA
- a CDS encoding DUF354 domain-containing protein gives MKVWIDITNAPHVRFFKNIIEYLQGEGENVIITTRKFGDIHKLMKLFGFDFISIGKHGVSLAEKLKESTERAYKLSKLIIEEKPDVGVSKHSIELPRVTFGLKIPSVYILDNEHALAANKLTLPLCERIIMPKVINIWDVIKTGADPNSIIRYKGTSEILHFQNFKYNDKIFQDLKLELKKEKTILMRPEPALASYLDADCHKSVLTPIVEILKDHANILVIPRFKEQAELFKGYENVTILKPPVDTFSLMKKCDLMIGAGGTMNREAALLGTPVISCYPGKPLAVDKFYIENGLMHRSTDVDEIVKLALRLLLDDKKPPKIKTDNLFKIIIENIYNAANKS, from the coding sequence GTGAAAGTATGGATCGACATAACAAACGCACCCCATGTAAGATTTTTCAAGAATATCATAGAATACCTACAAGGAGAAGGGGAAAATGTCATTATAACCACGCGCAAATTCGGGGACATACACAAATTAATGAAATTATTCGGATTCGATTTCATATCAATAGGCAAACACGGAGTCTCACTAGCCGAAAAACTAAAAGAGAGCACAGAAAGAGCCTACAAGCTTTCAAAGTTGATAATAGAAGAGAAACCGGATGTTGGAGTGTCAAAGCATTCAATAGAACTTCCAAGGGTGACCTTCGGCCTCAAAATCCCCAGTGTCTACATACTCGATAATGAACATGCACTAGCCGCTAACAAACTCACACTACCATTATGTGAAAGGATAATAATGCCAAAGGTAATAAACATCTGGGATGTTATAAAAACAGGCGCAGACCCAAACTCCATAATACGCTACAAGGGCACATCAGAAATCCTACACTTCCAAAATTTCAAATACAATGATAAAATATTCCAAGACCTTAAACTGGAACTGAAAAAAGAAAAAACCATCCTAATGCGGCCAGAACCCGCCCTGGCATCATACCTGGACGCTGATTGCCACAAATCAGTCCTCACACCCATAGTTGAAATACTAAAAGACCATGCCAACATACTCGTCATACCAAGATTCAAAGAACAAGCCGAACTATTCAAGGGATACGAGAACGTGACAATCCTCAAACCACCAGTAGACACCTTCAGCCTAATGAAAAAATGCGATCTCATGATAGGAGCCGGGGGCACCATGAACCGTGAAGCTGCACTATTAGGGACCCCAGTTATATCATGTTACCCAGGCAAACCATTAGCAGTAGACAAATTCTACATAGAGAACGGCCTCATGCACAGATCAACTGACGTGGATGAAATAGTAAAACTAGCCCTAAGATTACTATTAGATGATAAAAAACCGCCAAAAATAAAAACAGATAACCTATTTAAAATAATAATCGAAAATATTTACAATGCAGCTAATAAGAGTTAG
- a CDS encoding GNAT family N-acetyltransferase: protein MNIRNVKERDFTRIAELAQKCKPMATERNSIYHLFTKFFSSTSFVAEKNQRIIGFLLGFISQDNPKEAYIHLLCVHPRYRGEGIASKLLGEFIETVKKKNIRRISLITKPINKKAISFYRKHGFKDYKGPQTRKIGDVNVFKDYNGEREDMVLFEKSLK, encoded by the coding sequence TTGAATATTAGAAACGTTAAGGAAAGGGATTTCACTAGGATAGCGGAACTCGCACAGAAATGTAAGCCCATGGCCACAGAGAGAAACTCTATATATCATTTATTCACGAAATTTTTCTCAAGCACATCATTTGTAGCAGAAAAAAACCAGAGGATAATAGGATTCCTCCTAGGATTCATATCACAAGACAACCCAAAAGAGGCCTATATACACCTTTTATGTGTTCATCCAAGATATAGGGGCGAGGGCATAGCATCCAAACTCCTAGGAGAATTTATAGAAACAGTTAAAAAGAAGAATATCAGGAGAATATCCCTTATAACAAAACCAATAAACAAAAAGGCGATATCATTTTACAGGAAACACGGATTTAAGGACTACAAGGGCCCCCAAACTAGAAAAATTGGGGATGTGAATGTTTTCAAGGACTATAATGGTGAAAGGGAAGACATGGTCCTCTTTGAAAAATCTCTGAAGTGA